The following proteins come from a genomic window of Vidua chalybeata isolate OUT-0048 chromosome 2, bVidCha1 merged haplotype, whole genome shotgun sequence:
- the POLD3 gene encoding DNA polymerase delta subunit 3 isoform X3, protein MADELYLENIDEFVTDHNRVVTYKWLSYTLGVHVNQAKQMLYDYVERRRKENSGAQLHVTYLVAGNLLQNGHVCHKVAVVREDKLEAMKSKLSTIASVHVYSIQKALLKDSSPLYNTDYDIVKTNLQHCSKFSAIRCAAAVPRTPPDAPRAPAPARSPQRQRDPDATAGTVNGHGPRAAKPPPQQHKGIMGMFAAKAAARPQDTPKEAKAEAKEAPGVSAASSKPPTKNSIMNNFFGKAAMNKLKANSMPEQPKEEKEVVKPSVAVAEPESSPNTVAEKPGKKTESDRIQQKDKKSKTKRADRSDDEEESDPENVKKKRKRIKQLLSDSSDEEDVPPSPTPEEERAPSPPPEPALKTELEPSSTEVSAGGRKRKRKRVLKSKMFIDEEEGCMVTEKVYESESCTDSEDEFPKPKAPAPQKQPLLPTKREPKEERKNLKKGAAPVNRANKQVSIMGFCQKK, encoded by the exons ATGGCGGACGAGCTGTACCTGGAGAACATCGACGAGTTCGTCACCGACCACAACCGCGTC gtGACGTACAAATGGCTGAGCTACACCCTGGGCGTCCACGTCAACCAGGCTAAACA AATGCTCTATGATTACGTGGAGAGGAGACGCAAGGAGAACTCGGGAGCTCAGCTTCACGTCACCTACCTGGTGGCAGGAAACCTCCTCCAGAACGGACACGTT tgcCACAAGGTCGCAGTAGTGAGGGAGGATAAACTTGAAG cAATGAAGTCTAAGCTGTCCACAATTGCCAGTGTGCACGTGTACAGCATTCAGAAGGCCCTGCTCAAGGACAGCTCCCCCCTCTACAACACCGACTACGACATCGTCAAAACaaacctgcagcactgcagcaa GTTCAGTGCCATCCGCTGCGCCGCCGCCGTGCCCAGGACGCCGCCCGACGCTCCCCGAGCGCCGGCGCCCGCGCGGAGTCCCCAGAGGCAAAGGGACCCCGATGCCACCGCCGGCACCGTCAACGGCCACGGGCCCCGGGCTGCCAAACCCCCCCCGCAGCAGCACAAAGGCATCATGGGCATGTTTGCAGCCAAAGCGGCGGCCAGACCCCAGGACACGCCTAAGGAGGCCAAAGCAGAGGCCAAGGAGGCCCCAGGT GTGTCTGCAGCAAGCAGCAAGCCACCAACAAAGAACAGCATCATGAACAACTTCTTTGGAAAAGCTGCTATGA ATAAACTCAAAGCCAACTCTATGCCtgagcagccaaaggaggagaaagaagtaGTGAAGCCTTCAGTTGCTGTAGCAGAACCAGAGTCATCTCCTAATACTGTAGCAGAGAAAcctgggaagaaaacagagtCTGACAGAATTCAGCAAAAGGACAAGAAAAG TAAAACAAAGAGAGCGGATAGGTCAGATGACGAGGAAGAAAGCGATCCCgaaaatgtcaagaaaaagAGGAAGCGAATCAAACAGCTTCTGTCTGACAGCAGTGATGAGGAAG ATGTCCCACCCTCTCCCACACCTGAGGAGGAGAGAGCTCCATCTCCACCACCTGAACCTGCTCTGAAAACTGAGCTGGAGCCTTCATCCACGGAG GTGTCagctggagggaggaagaggaagcgGAAGCGCGTGCTGAAATCCAAGATGTTTATTGATGAAGAGGAAGGCTGCATGG TGACTGAGAAGGTTTACGAGAGCGAATCCTGCACGGACAGCGAGGATGAATTCCCCAAGCCCAAGGCACCAGCTCCCCAAAAACAACCCCTGCTGCCCACCAAGAGAGAaccaaaggaagaaaggaagaaccTGAAGAAAGGGGCAGCTCCTGTCAACAGAGCCAACAAACAGGTCTCCATCATGGGCTTTTGCCAGAAGAAATGA